Proteins encoded together in one Oceanobacillus iheyensis HTE831 window:
- a CDS encoding bifunctional riboflavin kinase/FAD synthetase, with protein sequence MRTIELTYPHSLHMEELPKTVSAIGFFDGIHQGHQKVITTAVREAEEKEMDSAVITFHPHPSVVLKKDTQQIQYITTLKEKQDVLQELGVDRLYIITFNEQLSKLSPQEFINHFIVGLHIKHLVAGFDYSFGYKGKGNMNNISDYSNGKFTWQKVEQVSLDEEKISSTRIRKELKAGNVDKVYQLLNRPYQSAGMVIKGAQRGRELGYPTANIDVPNDSLLPRQGIYAVYVWVKNQRYEGMANIGTNPTFTEDRQDVSVEVYIFDYSNDLYGEELIIEWLNYVRPEERFDTVEALINGMKEDEQEIRSYLTRE encoded by the coding sequence TTGAGGACAATAGAGTTAACATATCCACATAGCTTGCATATGGAAGAATTACCAAAAACCGTAAGTGCGATTGGATTCTTTGATGGTATCCATCAAGGTCATCAAAAAGTCATCACAACTGCAGTAAGGGAAGCTGAGGAAAAAGAAATGGATAGTGCAGTGATTACGTTTCACCCACATCCATCTGTAGTATTGAAGAAAGATACGCAACAGATTCAATATATAACTACATTAAAAGAAAAACAGGATGTTTTACAAGAGCTTGGTGTGGATCGTCTATACATCATTACTTTTAACGAACAATTATCTAAGCTAAGTCCACAAGAATTTATTAATCATTTTATCGTTGGGTTACATATAAAACATCTAGTTGCGGGTTTTGACTATTCATTTGGATACAAAGGGAAAGGGAATATGAATAATATTTCAGACTATTCCAATGGAAAATTCACTTGGCAAAAGGTGGAGCAAGTTTCTTTAGATGAAGAGAAAATAAGTTCAACAAGGATTCGTAAAGAATTAAAAGCGGGTAATGTAGATAAGGTATATCAATTGCTAAACAGACCATATCAATCAGCAGGGATGGTAATTAAAGGAGCACAGCGCGGAAGGGAACTTGGTTATCCTACAGCAAATATTGATGTCCCCAATGATTCCCTCTTACCACGCCAAGGTATATACGCAGTCTATGTGTGGGTGAAAAATCAACGTTATGAAGGAATGGCGAATATAGGTACTAACCCCACTTTTACTGAAGACAGACAAGATGTATCTGTCGAGGTATATATTTTTGATTACTCCAATGATTTATATGGAGAAGAATTAATCATTGAATGGCTGAATTATGTTCGTCCAGAAGAAAGATTTGATACCGTTGAAGCTTTAATTAATGGAATGAAAGAGGATGAACAGGAAATTCGATCTTACTTAACAAGAGAATAA
- the rpsO gene encoding 30S ribosomal protein S15, whose protein sequence is MAITQERKNEIISEYKVHETDTGSPEVQIAVLTEEITSLNEHLRVHKKDHHSRRGLLKMVGKRRNLLTYLRNKDVTRYRELIKKLGLRR, encoded by the coding sequence ATGGCAATCACACAGGAACGTAAGAATGAAATTATTAGCGAGTACAAGGTTCACGAAACGGATACTGGTTCTCCAGAAGTACAAATCGCTGTACTAACGGAAGAAATCACTTCTTTAAATGAGCATTTACGTGTTCATAAAAAAGACCACCATTCTCGTCGCGGTCTATTAAAGATGGTTGGTAAACGTCGTAACCTATTAACGTACCTACGTAACAAAGATGTTACTCGTTACCGTGAATTAATTAAAAAACTCGGCTTACGTCGATAA
- the pnp gene encoding polyribonucleotide nucleotidyltransferase has translation MAEEKQLFSTEISGKKFTVEVGELAKQANGACMIHYGDTSVLSVATASSEPKDLPFFPLTVNYEERLYAVGKIPGGFIKREGRPSEKAILSSRLIDRPIRPLFPDGFRNEVQVISTVMSVDQDCPSEIAAMIGSSIALSVSDIPFEQPIAGVNVGRVDGEFIINPTIEQEAKSDIELTVAGTKDAINMVEAGANEVPEDIMLEAIMFGHEEIKRLVAFQEELVKACGQDKFDVVLAESEEELVENVHSEAKDKIVNAIQVQEKHARDEAIKQAKNEIVAHYEEQEVEEDVIKQVKSILDSMVKEEVRRLITKEKIRPDGRKVDEIRPLSSRIHVLPRTHGSGLFTRGQTQALSVCTLGALGDVQILDGLDLEESKRFMHHYNFPQYSVGETGPIRGPGRREIGHGALGERALEKVIPDDKEFPYTIRLVSEVLESNGSTSQASICASTLAMMDAGVPIKAPVAGIAMGLVKSGDDYTILTDIQGMEDALGDMDFKVAGTANGVTALQMDIKIDGLSRDILEEALSQAKKGRMQILDSMLATIKEPKEELSEFAPKILTMAIEPDKIRDVIGPSGKQINQIIDETGVKIDIEQDGSIFISSTDNEMNKKAKQIIEDLVREVEVGQIYLGKVKRIEKFGAFVELFKGKDGLVHISELAEERTNKVEDVVSIDDQIMVKVKEIDRQGRVNLSRKAVIQDEKKAKEQAK, from the coding sequence ATGGCAGAAGAAAAACAACTATTCTCCACAGAAATTTCTGGTAAGAAATTTACTGTAGAAGTTGGAGAATTAGCAAAACAAGCAAATGGTGCTTGTATGATTCATTATGGCGATACATCTGTCCTATCCGTAGCAACTGCTTCCAGTGAACCAAAGGACCTTCCTTTCTTTCCACTAACAGTAAACTACGAAGAACGACTATATGCAGTCGGTAAGATACCAGGAGGATTTATAAAGCGAGAAGGGCGTCCGAGTGAAAAAGCGATCCTTTCATCTCGTCTAATAGACCGACCTATCCGTCCATTGTTCCCGGATGGTTTTCGAAATGAAGTGCAAGTAATTAGTACGGTAATGAGCGTAGATCAAGACTGCCCTTCAGAGATTGCCGCTATGATTGGCTCTTCAATTGCACTTAGTGTGTCTGATATTCCATTTGAGCAACCAATCGCTGGTGTGAATGTTGGAAGAGTAGACGGGGAATTTATTATAAATCCAACAATTGAACAAGAAGCAAAAAGTGACATTGAATTAACAGTCGCTGGTACAAAAGATGCGATTAACATGGTAGAAGCAGGAGCAAATGAAGTTCCAGAAGATATTATGTTAGAAGCAATTATGTTTGGCCATGAAGAAATTAAGCGCTTAGTAGCTTTTCAAGAAGAACTTGTGAAGGCATGTGGACAAGATAAATTTGATGTTGTATTAGCTGAATCTGAAGAAGAGCTAGTTGAAAATGTTCATTCAGAAGCGAAAGACAAGATTGTAAATGCAATACAGGTACAGGAAAAGCATGCACGTGATGAAGCGATAAAACAAGCGAAAAATGAAATTGTTGCTCATTATGAAGAACAAGAAGTCGAAGAAGATGTAATCAAACAAGTAAAATCAATTTTAGATAGCATGGTGAAGGAAGAAGTTCGTCGACTAATCACGAAAGAAAAAATTAGACCTGATGGACGAAAAGTGGATGAAATTCGACCACTGTCTTCTAGAATACATGTATTGCCACGTACGCATGGCTCTGGATTATTTACACGTGGACAAACACAGGCACTTAGTGTGTGTACTCTTGGTGCACTTGGGGATGTACAAATCTTAGACGGTTTAGACTTAGAAGAATCAAAAAGATTTATGCATCATTATAACTTCCCTCAGTATAGTGTCGGGGAAACAGGTCCAATTCGTGGACCAGGTCGTCGTGAGATAGGCCACGGGGCATTAGGTGAACGTGCTTTAGAAAAAGTAATTCCGGATGACAAAGAATTTCCGTATACGATTCGACTTGTATCAGAAGTTTTAGAATCAAATGGTTCTACATCACAGGCAAGTATTTGTGCTAGTACATTAGCAATGATGGATGCCGGTGTACCAATTAAAGCACCAGTTGCAGGTATTGCAATGGGGCTTGTTAAATCAGGTGATGATTATACGATTCTGACGGATATTCAAGGTATGGAAGATGCGTTAGGAGATATGGACTTTAAAGTTGCTGGAACCGCTAATGGGGTTACTGCATTGCAAATGGATATTAAGATTGATGGATTATCTCGTGATATCTTAGAAGAAGCACTTTCTCAAGCGAAGAAAGGTCGCATGCAGATTCTAGATTCTATGTTAGCAACAATTAAAGAACCGAAAGAAGAACTATCTGAGTTTGCACCAAAAATCCTAACAATGGCAATAGAACCAGATAAGATCCGTGATGTTATTGGACCAAGCGGAAAACAAATCAATCAAATTATTGATGAAACTGGTGTGAAAATTGATATTGAACAAGATGGAAGTATCTTTATTTCCTCAACAGACAATGAAATGAACAAAAAAGCAAAACAAATCATTGAAGATCTTGTCCGTGAAGTAGAAGTAGGACAGATTTATCTTGGTAAAGTAAAACGTATCGAGAAATTTGGAGCTTTCGTTGAATTGTTTAAAGGAAAAGATGGTCTCGTTCACATTTCAGAGCTTGCAGAAGAACGCACGAATAAAGTGGAAGACGTTGTTTCTATAGACGATCAGATTATGGTTAAAGTAAAAGAAATTGATCGTCAAGGACGTGTGAATTTATCTAGAAAAGCCGTTATTCAAGACGAGAAGAAAGCAAAAGAACAAGCAAAATAA
- a CDS encoding polysaccharide deacetylase family protein produces MRRYQKFVNVFVFIILVFTVIDLNYNPFQLNPLEVSMEAPTSSTDELYMEIEQKSKEYKEEPQNAYIDNVWKKTPGRNGRQVDVNASYKKMKDEENRFNDDLFVFDEISPEVSLDELPASPIYRGHPEKQMTAFLINVSWGEEYIPEILQVLKKHEVKATFFIEGKWAKENSEIVQMIDEQGHLIGNHAYNHPDMATLSKEEAYDQINQTNQILNAVIGETPKWFAPPSGSFNDNVVQTAADLNMETILWTVDTIDWKNPSVSVMVNRIREKIHPGATVLMHPTASSTRGLEEMITIIKEKGYKIGTIEALLSEDR; encoded by the coding sequence ATGAGACGCTATCAAAAATTTGTAAATGTATTTGTTTTTATTATTTTAGTTTTTACTGTAATCGATCTTAATTATAATCCATTTCAGTTAAATCCATTAGAGGTATCGATGGAAGCACCTACTTCTTCCACGGATGAACTTTATATGGAGATAGAACAAAAAAGTAAGGAATATAAGGAAGAACCACAGAATGCCTATATAGATAATGTGTGGAAGAAAACACCAGGTAGAAATGGTAGACAGGTGGATGTAAATGCATCCTATAAGAAAATGAAAGATGAAGAAAATCGTTTCAATGATGATTTATTTGTTTTTGACGAAATTTCGCCTGAGGTTTCATTGGATGAACTACCCGCTTCTCCTATTTACCGAGGTCATCCGGAAAAGCAAATGACTGCTTTTTTAATTAATGTTTCTTGGGGAGAAGAGTATATTCCTGAAATTCTACAAGTGTTAAAGAAACATGAAGTAAAGGCGACTTTTTTTATTGAAGGTAAGTGGGCGAAGGAAAATTCAGAAATTGTACAAATGATTGATGAGCAAGGACATTTAATTGGTAATCATGCATACAATCATCCCGATATGGCAACACTTTCCAAAGAGGAAGCCTATGATCAAATTAATCAAACGAATCAAATTTTAAATGCAGTAATTGGTGAAACACCAAAATGGTTTGCTCCACCAAGTGGTAGTTTTAATGATAATGTTGTACAGACCGCTGCAGATTTAAATATGGAAACCATTCTTTGGACAGTAGATACTATTGACTGGAAAAATCCCTCTGTATCTGTAATGGTCAATAGAATAAGAGAAAAAATTCATCCTGGGGCAACCGTATTGATGCATCCAACAGCTTCGAGTACACGAGGATTAGAAGAGATGATAACGATTATTAAAGAAAAAGGATATAAAATTGGTACAATTGAAGCACTATTAAGTGAAGATAGATAA
- a CDS encoding M16 family metallopeptidase, with amino-acid sequence MIERHTCNNGLRIVHEQIPAVRSVTIGIWVLTGSRNESQQNNGISHFLEHMFFKGTDKRSAQDIAEEFDSIGGQINAFTSKEYTCFYAKVLDTHKEYALEILADMFFNSTFDPEEMEREKKVVLEEIKMYEDTPDDIVHDLLAKASYGTHPLGYSILGTEEQLLSFDSAQLNDYIEHAYSPDRVVISVAGNVDSSFMKTIESSFGSYKGKSNSVEIIKPTFLAESIDRHKDTEQAHLCLGYQGLEQGHPLLYSLTIMNNVLGGSMSSRLFQDVREKQGLAYAVFSYHSTFIDSGLLTIYGGTGKEQLSVLEDTIQLTVDTLIQNGLTDKELRNSKEQLKGGLMLSLESTNSRMSRNGRNELLLKRHRTLDEMIQEIDAVSHETIQQVINEVFKEKAARALIAPKAI; translated from the coding sequence GTGATAGAAAGACATACATGTAATAACGGTCTACGAATTGTACATGAACAAATTCCAGCAGTACGTTCAGTAACCATTGGTATATGGGTATTAACAGGATCTAGAAATGAATCCCAACAAAACAATGGAATCTCTCATTTCTTAGAGCATATGTTTTTTAAGGGGACTGATAAAAGATCCGCACAAGATATTGCAGAAGAGTTTGATTCTATTGGAGGTCAAATTAATGCATTTACTTCCAAAGAATATACGTGCTTTTACGCGAAAGTATTAGACACACATAAAGAATATGCCTTGGAAATATTAGCTGATATGTTTTTTAACTCTACTTTTGATCCAGAAGAGATGGAAAGGGAGAAAAAGGTAGTATTAGAAGAGATAAAAATGTATGAAGATACGCCAGATGACATAGTCCATGATTTATTAGCAAAAGCATCATATGGAACACATCCTTTAGGTTATTCTATATTAGGTACAGAAGAGCAATTACTTTCTTTTGATTCAGCTCAATTGAATGATTATATTGAACATGCATATTCTCCAGATCGTGTAGTTATTTCTGTAGCTGGAAATGTAGATTCTTCATTTATGAAGACAATTGAATCTTCATTTGGAAGCTATAAGGGTAAATCCAATTCAGTTGAAATAATCAAACCTACATTTTTAGCTGAGTCAATTGATCGGCATAAAGATACAGAACAGGCACATCTATGTCTTGGTTATCAAGGATTAGAGCAAGGTCATCCATTATTGTATAGTTTAACAATTATGAATAATGTATTAGGTGGGAGTATGAGTTCTAGATTATTTCAAGATGTGCGTGAAAAGCAAGGTCTTGCATATGCGGTGTTTTCTTATCATTCCACATTTATTGATAGTGGGTTACTCACGATATATGGTGGAACAGGAAAAGAACAATTATCGGTTCTTGAAGATACGATTCAATTGACGGTAGATACGCTGATTCAAAATGGTTTAACAGATAAAGAACTTAGGAATAGTAAAGAGCAATTAAAAGGCGGTTTAATGCTAAGTCTAGAAAGTACCAATAGCCGTATGTCACGTAATGGTAGAAATGAACTGCTATTAAAAAGACATCGTACACTAGATGAAATGATACAAGAAATTGATGCGGTAAGTCATGAGACTATTCAACAAGTCATTAATGAAGTATTCAAAGAAAAAGCAGCTCGTGCATTAATTGCACCAAAGGCGATCTAA
- a CDS encoding YlmC/YmxH family sporulation protein, which yields MVRFRDMSDKEIINVSEGKRLGVLGQTDLEINEKNGQIEAFIIPSYKWFGLVKEGEETKINWKSIRKIGEDMIMIDTELMDS from the coding sequence TTGGTACGATTTCGGGATATGAGTGATAAGGAGATCATCAATGTAAGTGAAGGGAAGCGACTGGGTGTTTTAGGACAAACAGATTTAGAGATAAATGAAAAAAATGGCCAGATTGAGGCATTTATTATACCAAGTTATAAATGGTTTGGACTTGTTAAAGAAGGAGAAGAGACAAAAATTAACTGGAAATCGATTCGGAAAATTGGTGAAGATATGATCATGATCGATACAGAATTGATGGATTCTTAA
- the dpaA gene encoding dipicolinic acid synthetase subunit A: MNRLIAVIGGDARYLELIKQLKNVPNNKLLLCGFDKLEQGFTGLNELELDELDPSTLDVVILPITGTDQHGKVETVFTDKEISLGPDWFQQLKKSCVVFTGITNDYLTEQTKNAGVTLISLLERDDVAIYNSIPTAEGAIMMAFEQTDQTIHSSRVMVVGFGRVGNTVANKFSALGAKVSVCARSIRDLARITEMGLHAIPLNKMSEYTAECDILINTIPALVVTKESIQHLPTNAVIIDLASKPGGTDFTYAKRRGINAILARSLPGIVAPRTAGKILADVVNQILDEERSES, encoded by the coding sequence ATGAATCGATTAATAGCAGTAATTGGTGGAGATGCAAGATATTTAGAGCTTATTAAGCAATTAAAAAATGTGCCAAATAATAAGCTTCTTTTATGTGGATTTGATAAATTAGAACAAGGATTTACGGGTTTAAATGAATTAGAATTAGATGAACTAGATCCTTCGACTTTAGACGTGGTTATATTGCCGATTACAGGTACAGATCAACACGGGAAAGTCGAAACGGTGTTTACGGATAAAGAAATTTCCTTAGGACCTGATTGGTTCCAACAATTGAAAAAATCATGTGTGGTGTTCACCGGAATAACGAATGATTATTTAACAGAACAAACGAAAAATGCAGGAGTAACATTAATTTCATTGTTAGAGCGTGATGATGTAGCTATTTATAACTCTATTCCAACTGCAGAAGGTGCCATCATGATGGCGTTTGAACAAACGGATCAAACGATACATTCATCACGGGTGATGGTGGTTGGCTTTGGAAGAGTAGGAAACACAGTAGCAAATAAATTTTCGGCATTAGGTGCAAAAGTGTCTGTATGTGCAAGAAGCATAAGAGATTTAGCGCGTATTACAGAAATGGGCTTACATGCAATTCCATTGAATAAAATGTCAGAGTATACGGCTGAGTGTGATATCTTGATTAATACAATTCCTGCACTCGTTGTTACGAAGGAGTCTATTCAACACTTACCAACGAATGCAGTGATTATTGACCTAGCATCTAAGCCAGGAGGTACAGACTTTACGTATGCAAAGAGAAGAGGTATTAATGCTATACTAGCGAGAAGCCTACCTGGGATAGTTGCCCCAAGAACGGCTGGGAAAATCTTAGCAGACGTAGTTAATCAAATATTGGATGAGGAGAGGAGCGAGTCATGA
- the dpaB gene encoding dipicolinate synthase subunit B — translation MTLNGKRIGFGLTGSHHTFEHIFPKIEELISLGAEVVAFATETVQFTDTKHGKAADHIERLEEITGHPVIRTIPEAEPFGPNRPLDVMIVAPLTGNSMSKFAHAHTDNSVLMAAKSTLRNNQPVVLGMTTNDALGLNAANLATLLNSKNIYFIPFGQDNPFKKPNSLSAKLDFLIPAVEEALQGKQLQPIIVPYQE, via the coding sequence ATGACACTTAATGGTAAGCGAATAGGATTTGGGTTAACTGGTTCTCATCATACATTTGAACACATATTTCCTAAAATTGAGGAGCTTATTTCACTGGGTGCTGAAGTAGTTGCTTTTGCTACAGAGACAGTACAATTTACAGATACGAAGCATGGAAAAGCAGCTGATCATATCGAGCGCTTAGAGGAAATTACAGGCCACCCAGTTATTCGTACCATTCCGGAAGCAGAACCTTTTGGTCCCAATCGTCCGTTGGATGTGATGATTGTTGCTCCACTTACAGGTAATTCAATGAGTAAATTTGCACACGCCCATACAGATAATAGTGTATTAATGGCAGCGAAATCTACACTACGTAATAATCAGCCTGTCGTATTAGGTATGACAACAAATGATGCGTTAGGATTAAATGCTGCAAATTTAGCTACATTATTAAATAGCAAAAATATTTATTTCATTCCATTTGGGCAAGATAATCCTTTTAAAAAACCAAATTCACTATCTGCAAAATTAGATTTTCTAATCCCAGCAGTAGAAGAAGCATTACAAGGGAAACAACTTCAGCCGATAATTGTACCTTATCAAGAGTAA
- the asd gene encoding aspartate-semialdehyde dehydrogenase, translating into MTQETKYNVAVVGATGAVGQKIIELLQGKSFPINNLKLLSSKRSAGSAVTVNGKEIIVEEATPESFEGVDIALFSAGGSVSKQLAPEAVKRGAVVVDNTSAYRMDPDVPLVVPEVNPEDLKNHQGIIANPNCSTIQMVAALQPIKEKYGLNKVIVSTYQAVSGAGNEAIDELKTQSQQQLNGEALEANLLPVKGDEKHYPIAFNALPQIDVFQENGYTFEEMKMINETKKILHDDALHVAATCVRLPFVTSHAESVYVELEEAGVQVKDIWNLLESADGIILEDDPTNQTYPTPLSAEGKEEVFVGRVRKDLDEDKGFHLWVVSDNLLKGAAWNTVQIAQTLIEKDWLKK; encoded by the coding sequence ATGACACAGGAAACAAAGTATAACGTGGCAGTAGTTGGCGCGACAGGCGCTGTAGGACAAAAAATCATCGAACTATTACAAGGCAAATCATTCCCAATTAACAATTTAAAATTACTCTCGTCAAAACGTTCAGCTGGTTCTGCTGTTACAGTGAATGGCAAAGAAATTATTGTAGAAGAAGCTACACCCGAATCTTTTGAAGGAGTAGATATTGCTCTATTTTCTGCTGGTGGATCTGTCTCGAAGCAACTTGCTCCTGAAGCAGTAAAAAGGGGTGCGGTAGTTGTAGATAATACAAGTGCTTACCGTATGGATCCAGATGTACCTTTAGTTGTTCCGGAAGTAAATCCGGAAGATTTAAAAAATCATCAAGGAATTATCGCAAATCCTAACTGCTCTACGATTCAAATGGTAGCTGCATTACAACCTATCAAAGAAAAGTATGGCTTAAATAAAGTTATTGTTTCTACCTATCAGGCAGTGTCTGGTGCAGGAAATGAAGCAATTGATGAATTAAAGACACAATCACAGCAACAACTTAATGGCGAAGCATTAGAAGCAAATTTACTCCCTGTTAAAGGTGATGAAAAACATTATCCGATTGCTTTTAATGCTTTACCACAAATTGATGTTTTCCAAGAAAATGGGTATACATTTGAAGAAATGAAAATGATTAATGAAACGAAGAAAATCTTACATGATGATGCATTACATGTAGCAGCAACGTGTGTACGTCTTCCATTTGTTACTTCACATGCAGAGAGTGTGTATGTAGAATTAGAAGAAGCTGGTGTACAAGTAAAAGATATTTGGAATTTACTAGAATCCGCAGATGGAATTATCTTAGAAGATGATCCAACCAATCAGACATACCCTACTCCGCTATCAGCTGAAGGGAAAGAAGAGGTCTTTGTTGGTCGTGTGCGTAAAGATTTAGATGAGGATAAAGGATTCCATCTCTGGGTAGTATCTGATAACCTATTAAAAGGGGCAGCTTGGAATACAGTCCAAATTGCACAAACTTTAATTGAGAAAGATTGGTTAAAAAAATAA
- the dapG gene encoding aspartate kinase, with the protein MQVMVQKFGGTSVQSSENREHVIRHIREALVQEYKLVVVVSALGRKPDPYATDSLLGLVDFPTNTNSSRELDLLMSCGEVISSVVLSNELQKNHISAVALTGAQAGFVTNEDFNRAKIKEVNPTRILKELETHDVVVVAGFQGQSESGEITTIGRGGSDTSAAALGVALSAERIEIFTDVEGIMTADPRVVKNARPLDVVTYTEICNLAYQGAKVIHPRAVEIAMQGKIPMRIRSTYSEQLGTLVTSSRVHELGMDIPDRMITGIAHISPVTQIKVQTKESAYRVQSEVFKAMAEAGISVDFINISPTGVVYTVPDTLTTKAIEILEMLGFHPEVTKGCAKVSAVGAGMSGVPGVASKIVQALTDSGVQILQSADSHTTIWVLVHNDDLITAVNALHDVFGLSITEELLES; encoded by the coding sequence GTGCAAGTGATGGTCCAAAAATTTGGAGGAACTTCGGTGCAATCCTCAGAAAATAGAGAGCATGTCATTCGTCATATTCGTGAGGCATTAGTTCAAGAATATAAACTAGTTGTTGTAGTATCTGCTTTAGGTAGAAAACCAGATCCTTATGCGACGGATAGCTTACTTGGACTTGTAGACTTCCCAACGAATACGAATTCATCACGTGAACTTGACTTGCTTATGTCTTGTGGAGAGGTGATTTCTTCTGTCGTTTTATCGAATGAACTTCAAAAAAATCATATTTCTGCGGTTGCTTTAACTGGAGCACAGGCAGGCTTTGTTACGAATGAAGATTTCAATCGAGCAAAAATAAAAGAAGTGAATCCTACTAGAATCTTAAAAGAATTGGAAACACATGATGTTGTAGTCGTAGCCGGGTTCCAAGGGCAAAGTGAGTCTGGTGAAATAACAACGATAGGACGCGGAGGTAGTGACACATCTGCTGCAGCTCTGGGTGTTGCTTTATCTGCAGAAAGAATTGAAATTTTTACAGATGTGGAAGGTATTATGACAGCTGATCCGCGTGTTGTAAAAAATGCTAGACCACTCGATGTTGTAACGTATACAGAGATATGTAACTTGGCCTATCAAGGAGCAAAAGTAATTCATCCACGAGCGGTAGAGATTGCGATGCAAGGTAAAATACCGATGCGTATTCGGTCAACTTATTCCGAACAGTTAGGTACATTAGTTACTTCATCTCGAGTACATGAACTTGGAATGGATATACCTGATCGAATGATAACTGGTATTGCACATATCTCTCCAGTAACGCAAATTAAAGTTCAGACAAAAGAATCAGCTTATCGTGTTCAATCAGAAGTATTTAAAGCGATGGCTGAAGCAGGTATATCGGTAGATTTTATTAATATATCTCCGACCGGTGTTGTCTATACAGTTCCAGATACTTTAACAACTAAAGCAATAGAGATATTAGAAATGTTAGGATTTCATCCTGAGGTAACCAAAGGATGTGCCAAAGTATCTGCAGTAGGAGCTGGAATGAGTGGTGTTCCAGGTGTTGCATCTAAAATCGTGCAGGCATTAACCGATTCTGGTGTGCAAATTCTGCAGTCTGCAGATAGTCATACCACGATTTGGGTATTAGTGCATAATGATGATTTAATTACTGCAGTGAATGCATTGCATGATGTTTTTGGACTTAGTATTACCGAGGAACTACTGGAAAGTTAA
- a CDS encoding ClpP family protease: MSFQMNDDDNKPEKEQGNNSSSLVEKIQQLGQSNVPQAPDSNIHVLSIIGQVEGHVQLPPQNKTTKYEHLLPQLIAIEQNPKIEGLVILLNTVGGDVEAGLALAEMISSLSKPTVSIVLGGGHSIGVPIAVATDHSFIVPTATMTIHPIRLTGLVIGVPQTFEYLDKMQERVIDFVVHHSNIKEEKFKELMFAQGNLTRDIGTNVVGADAVEFGLINDVGGVKEAMIKLNEFIGPKQKPGDDKS, translated from the coding sequence ATGAGTTTTCAAATGAACGATGATGATAACAAACCAGAAAAGGAACAAGGTAATAATTCTTCTTCGTTGGTAGAAAAAATCCAACAATTAGGACAATCAAATGTTCCACAAGCTCCGGATTCGAATATTCATGTTTTATCTATTATTGGTCAAGTAGAAGGACATGTGCAGCTCCCACCTCAAAATAAAACAACAAAATATGAACATCTATTACCACAATTAATTGCAATTGAGCAAAACCCTAAAATAGAAGGGCTAGTTATATTGCTAAATACAGTTGGCGGTGATGTTGAGGCTGGCTTGGCACTTGCTGAAATGATATCTTCCTTATCTAAACCTACAGTGTCTATTGTACTTGGTGGTGGCCATTCTATCGGTGTTCCTATAGCGGTTGCTACTGATCATTCGTTTATCGTTCCAACAGCAACGATGACCATTCACCCTATACGTTTAACGGGTCTAGTGATTGGAGTACCACAGACATTTGAATACTTAGATAAAATGCAAGAAAGAGTGATTGACTTCGTCGTGCATCATTCTAATATAAAAGAAGAAAAATTTAAGGAACTAATGTTTGCGCAGGGTAATTTGACACGTGACATTGGTACTAATGTAGTTGGTGCGGATGCAGTAGAATTCGGTTTAATCAATGATGTCGGTGGCGTTAAGGAAGCAATGATTAAGTTAAATGAGTTCATTGGTCCGAAACAAAAACCCGGAGATGATAAATCATGA
- a CDS encoding YlzJ-like family protein, whose translation MILYTPLSYHDVFPADPSSYQNVDAILYQGKTVYATRQENGKYQIDQLLSSDPNDYLNDDFLPGRIIS comes from the coding sequence ATGATCTTGTACACTCCATTAAGTTATCATGATGTATTTCCAGCAGATCCAAGTTCCTATCAAAATGTAGACGCTATACTATATCAAGGAAAGACTGTTTATGCTACGCGTCAAGAAAACGGTAAGTATCAAATAGACCAATTATTATCGTCAGACCCAAATGATTACCTAAATGATGATTTTTTACCTGGAAGAATTATTAGCTGA